From Alosa sapidissima isolate fAloSap1 chromosome 2, fAloSap1.pri, whole genome shotgun sequence, one genomic window encodes:
- the si:dkey-229b18.3 gene encoding uncharacterized protein si:dkey-229b18.3: MAGDCTYNTHYANDDTFGTIKQSADGQQELVRDVNGVRTAQGSVSSPPSPYFEEIGGSLYRKKLERGFVQYREVLAEEKRLNAIATFHQKRPGRRHHTLEDTYRFVAEHYWWEGMYLQVREYVLGCEECKLRKADRQEGRCVSRMVMSHSQEVLSKLKAQQEAGLFCDITLKTGGGHAFSAHKAVLAAVSEYFQEVFTEMDSAAVPQSYIDLTGFSEESFMPLLEFSYTSTLTLKLENLPEVSTMARHLRMWPALEACKAIQRENGSPGAVHRAGLPLSLAPGCPPLELPNSRRTFPSFAQRADAFQWKRKRELSSEENDGDDHHHHHHHHHHAGPLRNCAAQCREHNADGNFKLTLDDSDESEGECSRWPGLSQPQHRLQSSHPQPEENGFPCSPTRRLKLMDFKSPSSKRKLSTCSLSPTPGSASSSFAAKRTSPPQPRAVRGQPARLLRSTPGAALALRRLLPKLDISFKGKRRRLGSSFCSSSTATASSKGLSHRHSSPPEIQAAEVDQSQVTGLVTPTKVKQEPVEEEVQGARVQEEVLSPRTQEKYRLLSVLGLQRKSLLPGPDALTGWKQKNRLRKPKVNNYSLTARRKPKAQGSDLAPGAMAGGIGSSIGVLAEINPTFSLCDMTRVELLRRVIKAEPPELIRPENMKLKKKVAVHDNKPLLSTVKNTRSKVTLPPLLPTPCKRPEDRVPQEYRRSREMPRAQAKSAKWPPGAPKKPAVKVKQEPVDCPVFAHTVHVPHRNSSHVRQRVSLTPPPRAKKSALSDGVVHTRSSGMTGRTQRYNSRCLAVQQSRQKCSTGPSDKSGLQRGKVKRRLREMGKGEESQEWGQHHSLHQHPQYKAIKEEPADPLPLSVPLPDQETPELGKRQSKLPVKLLDPGFLISFCRPAAGIKREEESVDICLTRSVAHGTVPPGSPAHGSVLSAGRLRRRDVADRRGVEMRPRLRRERQATQAVAVFQRNTKALRRKVKKEPAERSASQRVTQGHSRPPATKKRSDTKREPTKNLAKLLPLHSRRSILLESIRRARLKQLRGPSAQAPRGSHACQQCRASYRDCDALIMHRIRHIEGKHWPCPLCSKTFFSQKNVKNHIRNHDPKLYRCRQCMVAMS; this comes from the exons ATGGCTGGCGATTGTACCTATAATACGCACTATGCTAATGATGACACTTTTGGCACCATCAAACAGTCAGCGGATGGACAACAAGAGCTCGTGAGAGATGTCAATGGCGTCCGCACTGCACAGGGCAGCGTCAGTTCGCCGCCGTCACCGTACTTCGAAGAGATCGGCGGTTCTCTGTACCGCAAAAAGTTGGAGAGGGGTTTTGTTCAGTACCGAGAGGTACTGGCCGAAGAGAAGCGACTGAACGCCATCGCTACTTTCCATCAGAAGCGACCGGGGAGGAGACACCACACCCTTGAGGACACATACAGATTCGTGGCAGAGCACTACTGGTGGGAag GAATGTACCTTCAGGTGAGGGAGTATGTCCTTGGGTGTGAGGAGTGCAAACTCAGGAAGGCCGACAGACAAGAG GGCCGCTGTGTGTCCAGGATGGTGATGTCACACAGCCAGGAAGTGCTGAGCAAGCTGAAGGCGCAACAGGAGGCAGGACTCTTCTGTGACATCACGCTGAAGACGGGCGGTGGCCACGCGTTCTCTGCCCACAAAGCTGTTCTGGCTGCCGTCAGCGAATACTTCCAGGAAGTTTTTACTGAAATGGACTCTGCTGCTGTTCCACAATCATACATTGATCTTACAG GATTCAGTGAGGAGAGCTTCATGCCCTTGCTGGAGTTTTCCTACACCTCCACGCTGACTCTGAAGCTTGAGAACCTGCCTGAGGTGTCCACCATGGCCAGACACCTCCGCATGTGGCCAGCTCTGGAGGCCTGCAAAGCCATCCAGAGGGAGAATGGATCCCCAGGGGCAGTGCACCGCGCTGGGCTTCCTCTTTCTCTGGCCCCTGGGTGTCCTCCTCTGGAGCTGCCTAACAGCCGACGGACCTTCCCTTCATTTGCACAACGAGCGGATGCGTTTCagtggaagagaaagagggagctgAGCAGCGAGGAGAATGATGGTgacgaccaccaccaccaccaccaccaccatcatcatgcAGGACCATTGCGGAACTGTGCTGCTCAGTGCAGGGAACACAATGCCGACGGCAACTTTAAGCTCACCCTGGATGATTCCGACGAGTCCGAAGGGGAGTGCTCCAGGTGGCCAGGCCTGTCCCAGCCTCAGCACAGACTTCAGTCCAGCCACCCTCAGCCCGAGGAGAACGGCTTCCCCTGCAGTCCCACCCGCAGGCTGAAGCTGATGGACTTCAAATCTCCGTCCAGCAAGAGGAAACTGTCCACGTGCAGCCTCTCCCCCACGCCTGGTTCCGCTTCCTCTTCATTTGCAGCCAaacgcacttctcctcctcAGCCCAGGGCCGTGCGCGGACAGCCTGCCCGCCTTCTCCGCTCTACCCCAGGGGCTGCACTTGCACTGCGAAGGCTCCTGCCCAAGCTGGACATCTCCTTCAAAGGCAAAAGGAGACGCTTGGGCTCCTCCTTTTGCTCCAGCTCCACTGCCACTGCTTCCTCCAAGGGTTTGAGTCACAGGCACAGCAGTCCTCCTGAGATTCAGGCGGCTGAGGTAGATCAGAGCCAAGTGACCGGGCTGGTCACCCCAACAAAGGTGAAGCAAGAACCGGTGGAGGAAGAGGTCCAGGGTGCCCGCGTGCAGGAAGAGGTGCTGAGCCCGCGGACTCAAGAGAAGTACCGTCTCCTCAGCGTCCTGGGCCTGCAGAGGAAATCCCTGCTGCCCGGTCCAGATGCCCTCACTGGCTGGAAGCAGAAGAACCGCCTGAGGAAACCTAAGGTCAACAATTACTCGCTCACTGCCCGGCGGAAACCGAAAGCCCAAGGCAGCGATTTGGCACCAGGGGCGATGGCGGGTGGCATTGGGTCCAGCATCGGCGTCCTAGCCGAGATCAACCCAACGTTCTCGCTCTGCGACATGACCAGGGTGGAGCTTCTGCGGAGGGTGATCAAGGCCGAACCCCCAGAGCTCATCAGGCCTGAGAACATGAAGCTGAAGAAGAAGGTGGCCGTCCACGACAACAAGCCCCTGTTGTCCACTGTGAAGAACACCCGCAgcaaggtgacactcccaccgCTTCTGCCCACTCCCTGCAAGCGTCCGGAGGACCGCGTGCCACAGGAGTACAGGCGTTCGAGAGAGATGCCGCGTGCCCAGGCCAAGTCGGCCAAATGGCCACCTGGAGCCCCAAAGAAGCCCGCTGTCAAGGTCAAACAGGAGCCTGTGGACTGCCCAGTCTTTGCTCACACAGTCCACGTCCCGCATCGCAATTCCAGCCACGTGAGGCAACGAGTGTCTCTCACACCTCCCCCCAGAGCCAAAAAGTCTGCCCTGAGTGACGGTGTTGTGCACACGCGGTCGTCAGGCATGACTGGACGCACGCAGAGGTATAACAGCAGGTGTCTAGCAGTGCAACAGAGCCGGCAGAAGTGTAGCACCGGCCCCTCGGACAAGTCTGGTTTGCAGAGGGGTAAGGTGAAACGACGGCTGAGGGAGAtgggaaagggagaggagagccaAGAATGGGGCCAACACCACAGTCTCCACCAGCACCCTCAATACAAAGCCATCAAGGAAGAGCCAGCGGACCCCCTTCCGCTGTCAGTCCCGCTACCCGATCAGGAGACGCCGGAGCTGGGCAAGCGGCAGAGCAAGCTGCCAGTGAAGCTGCTGGATCCCGGCTTCCTGATCAGCTTCTGCAGGCCAGCGGCCGGCAtcaagagggaggaggagagcgtGGACATCTGCCTGACCCGCTCCGTTGCCCACGGCACCGTGCCCCCCGGCAGCCCGGCCCACGGGAGCGTCCTGAGCGCCGGGCGGCTCCGCAGGAGGGACGTGGCCgacaggagaggagtggagatgaGGCCGAGGCTGCGGCGGGAAAGGCAGGCGACGCAAGCGGTGGCGGTGTTTCAGCGCAACACCAAAGCGCTCCGGCGCAAGGTCAAGAAGGAGCCGGCGGAGAGGAGCGCGAGTCAGAGGGTCACCCAAGGTCACTCTCGCCCACCTGCAACCAAGAAGAGGTCAGACACGAAGAGAGAACCCACAAAG AATCTGGCCAAGCTTCTGCCGCTGCACAGCCGGCGTTCCATCCTGCTGGAGTCCATCCGGCGGGCGCGACTCAAGCAGCTGCGCGGTCCTAGTGCCCAGGCCCCACGCGGGTCCCACGCCTGCCAGCAGTGCCGCGCCTCCTACAGAGACTGCGATGCGCTCATCATGCACCGTATCCGCCACATCGAGGGCAAGCACTGGCCCTGTCCG CTGTGCAGCAAGACCTTCTTCAGCCAAAAGAATGTCAAGAATCATATCCGGAATCATGACCCCAAGTTGTACAGATGTCGTCAGTGTATGGTGGCCATGTCCTAA